A genomic region of Haliotis asinina isolate JCU_RB_2024 chromosome 1, JCU_Hal_asi_v2, whole genome shotgun sequence contains the following coding sequences:
- the LOC137280894 gene encoding restin homolog gives MDERYRNIMERNRMLLTKNLILTDDFYDLLLKEKVLPQSMIADVKEAGLSREERAEKLMSALQLRTSAAFRRFRRVLLGTGHCFLADVMWDEESSYSDMEETITNRFPAILERIPDDIRKKLITCLDSMVREKTLVTSWQAATGDRLEVIKTRAADLKHERHLRETIQTMHSQVAQLQSELKGKDEQLRSLTIEVQSLNKELERLRFEHLTDIEKQANFNTANSKTIIRLKERFDMLNTNIAGINHQLRSFLGDESESCEGDPDNVKVTLLERNLKKVLQLANVGRENALSASNEKEAVCALLGVKKSKYCDKSLTDIVKGHLQKEDKSKNNLLSEIQKLSDVLTRETPTLSDHKPNQQSVRTDLRFMAMQVAMVHAQIEHLYKKMVWKDAEIDSLRQEIQALRKNLSNVKTRTRSRVSSPDMTREMKIAYAHVNDYLREDKMELVSPPEAIPTRRVIRMKPGGSKPSSQGGPRRQISMPLVRDYDVPPTEV, from the exons GAAGCCGGACTGAGCCGCGAGGAGAGAGCAGAGAAGTTGATGAGTGCTCTGCAACTGAGAACCAGTGCTGCTTTCAGGCGCTTTCGGCGAGTTTTGCTAGGCACCGGCCACTGCTTCCTGGCCGATGTGATGTGGGATGAAG AGTCCAGTTACTCGGATATGGAAGAAACAATCACGAATCGGTTTCCCGCCATCTTGGAGAGAATACCAGACGACATCCGGAAGAAGTTGATCACGTGCCTGGACAGCATG GTTCGAGAGAAGACGCTGGTGACGTCATGGCAGGCAGCGACGGGTGATCGTCTGGAAGTCATCAAAACCAGAGCAGCCGACTTGAAGCATGAGAGACACCTCcgtgaaacaatccaaacaatgCATTCTCAG GTTGCACAGCTCCAGTCAGAGTTAAAGGGTAAAGACGAACAACTTCGAAGTTTAACGATTGAAGTGCAGAGTCTCAATAAAGAGCTAGAGCGCCTTAGATTTGAGCATCTGACAGACATCGAAAAACAAGCCAACTTTAACACCGCCAATAGTAAGACCATCATTCGCCTCAAGGAAAGATTTGATATGCTCAATACCAACATTGCAGGAATCAATCATCAGCTGAGGTCATTTCTAGGAGACGAATCAGAAAGTTGCGAGGGTGATCCtgacaatgtcaaggtcactctTCTAGAACGGAACTTAAAGAAGGTTCTTCAGCTCGCGAACGTTGGGCGTGAGAACGCTTTGTCTGCTTCCAACGAGAAGGAGGCAGTGTGTGCTCTGCTTGGAGTAAAGAAATCAAAATACTGTGACAAGTCACTGACAGATATTGTCAAAGGCCACCTTCAGAAGGAGGACAAGTCCAAGAATAATCTTTTGTCGGAAATACAGAAGCTCAGTGACGTGCTGACTCGAGAAACTCCAACACTATCTGATCACAAGCCAAACCAGCAGTCTGTGAGAACCGATCTCCGTTTCATGGCAATGCAGGTCGCAATGGTCCATGCCCAGATTGAGCATCTCTACAAGAAGATGGTCTGGAAAGATGCCGAGATCGACTCTCTCCGACAAGAGATTCAGGCTCTAAGGAAGAACCTCTCCAACGTAAAGACTAGGACCAGATCCAGGGTGTCAAGCCCTGACATGACCAGGGAGATGAAGATAGCTTATGCTCATGTTAATGACTACCTCCGAGAAGACAAGATGGAGCTGGTGAGCCCGCCCGAAGCCATTCCTACACGCAGAGTTATCAGAATGAAGCCAGGAGGAAGCAAGCCTAGCTCTCAGGGCGGGCCTCGGCGGCAGATCAGCATGCCGCTAGTCAGGGATTACGACGTTCCGCCCACAGAAGTCTAA